TAATTCTAAAAGGATTTCCCCCTGTTAATTTAATAGCCCATATCGACAGGATTAATAAGACTACCAGGAAGAATAGGCCTTGTAAGACATCGGTCCATGCCACTGCCCTTAATCCGCCGAAAAAGGTATACAAGGCGATGACTATTACCATGATTAACGCCCCAGCCCAAAAAGGGATGGCCCCGCCGGTGGCTGCCTCAAATGCCAGCCCACCGCCGAGGAGTTGAATGCTCATATAGGGGATGAGGGCGATTATACCGATAACTGAGGCGATTACCCTCATTGTCTCACTCTTGTAATAATCGGCAAACATGTCAGATGGTGTTATATAGCCAAATTTTTTACCCAACAGCCAGATTCTAACGCCGAACACCCAGATCATTAAGGGCCACAATAGGTTCCATGTAATCATACAGGCCATAAATGAAGTCCCCAGCCGGTAGTTAGCACCCACTGCACCGAGAAAGGTCCACATACTAGCGTATGTAGCGATCAACGTTAAGGAGAGGACAAAGGCCCCTAAAGTCCTGCCGGCAAGGAAATAGTCTTCAGGGGTTAGCTGGGTTTTCTTCCAGCCAATATAACCGATTATTGCGATTATGATGACATAGACAATAAATACAAGGATTACTGCTCCTGTAACAGTCATTTTAACCTCCTTTCTTCTTTTTAAATGTTTTATCCAATTCTTTTAATAAAATCCTTCCACAGGAAATATATCCCTACGATTGCGATTGTAGATATTAGGGAGAGCAACAAAACGAAGAAGAGCGAGAATGGCAATCCGAGGACAAAGGGATCCACTGATTTGGCAATGATCCTGAAATTCTGAAGATTCATGAGGATAACGAAGACGATGATCCAGATGAAAACCACTTTACTTCCCGTACTTGTCAATAGTTTTTCATGAAGTAGCCTGGAAGGAGGAAACTTTTTTCTTGAAAGGTGGAAAGGGATGATTATGTTTCCAGTAAGGAAGATGAATTAAGGAAAGGAGGTGCAGGTGATGGCCGTAACAAGATGGGAGCCTTTAAAGGACCTTATGGCCCTACAGGAAAGGATGAACAGGCTCTTTGAGGAGACCTTCTCCAGGGGGCCTAAGGAGGCAGAGGTGGGTGTTTGGTCGCCTGCCGTGGATATCCTGGAGAAAGGTGAGGAGATTATCCTCAAGATGGAGGTCCCTGAGGTAGATCAGAGGGATATAGATATCAAGATGGAGGGGAATATCCTCACCATAAAGGGCGAGAGGAAGTTAGAGGAGGGGACCAAAAGGGAGGATTACCACAGGCTGGAACGTCCGTACGGGAATTTTAACCGCTCTTTCAGCCTTCCCAACACCGTAGATCAGGGGAAGATAAAGGCAGGCTATAAGGATGGGGTGCTGAGGGTGATTCTCCCCAAAAAAGAGGAGACCAAACCGAAACAGATCGAGGTAGAGGTCGAAGAGTGATGGGTTGGGGGAATACCCCCAACCCAACTTTTTATTTCTTCGGCACCTTGGCCCAATCCTCCAAAAAGCGTTGGATCCCAATATCCGTCAAAGGGTGTTTTGCCAACTGTTTTAAGACCTTGAAGGGGATGGTGGCAATATCGGCCCCCATGAGGGCGGCCTCCACCACATGAAGGGGATGTCTTACGCTGGCCACAATCACCTGGG
The sequence above is drawn from the Deltaproteobacteria bacterium genome and encodes:
- a CDS encoding Hsp20/alpha crystallin family protein; the protein is MAVTRWEPLKDLMALQERMNRLFEETFSRGPKEAEVGVWSPAVDILEKGEEIILKMEVPEVDQRDIDIKMEGNILTIKGERKLEEGTKREDYHRLERPYGNFNRSFSLPNTVDQGKIKAGYKDGVLRVILPKKEETKPKQIEVEVEE